A part of Lutra lutra chromosome 2, mLutLut1.2, whole genome shotgun sequence genomic DNA contains:
- the CSN3 gene encoding kappa-casein isoform X1, which produces MEENEGAMMKSFFLVVNIVALALPFLGAEVQNQEQPTCHKNDESPFNQKIAKYIPFHYVLNNFPRYEPTYYPHIPAVPINHQYVPYPLYAKPVAVRPHAQIPQWQVLPNAYPPTVVHPPHLHPSFIAITPKMIQDKTGIPIINTIASVEATFIPTTEPTVNTVVTSDASSEFTITSTPETTTIPVTSPMV; this is translated from the exons gtgcAATGATGAAGAGTTTTTTCCTAGTTGTGAATATCGTTGCATTAGCCTTGCCATTTTTG GGCGCAGAGGTGCAAAACCAGGAACAACCAAct TGCCACAAGAATGATGAAAGCCCGTTCAATCAGAAAATTGCCAAGTATATCCCATTTCATTATGTACTGAATAATTTTCCTCGCTATGAGCCTACTTACTACCCACACATACCAGCTGTACCAATTAATCATCAATATGTGCCTTATCCACTTTATGCAAAACCAGTTGCAGTTAGGCCACATGCCCAAATTCCTCAATGGCAAGTCCTGCCAAATGCCTACCCACCCACCGTGGTACATCCCCCACACCTACATCCATCATTTATTGCCATTACCCCAAAGATGATTCAGGATAAGACAGGCATCCCTATCATCAATACTATTGCTTCTGTGGAGGCTACATTTATTCCTACCACTGAACCAACAGTGAACACGGTAGTCACTTCAGATGCTTCCTCAGAATTCACCATCACAAGCACACCTGAGACTACCACAATTCCAGTTACCTCACCTATGGTCTAA
- the CSN3 gene encoding kappa-casein isoform X2, which translates to MMKSFFLVVNIVALALPFLGAEVQNQEQPTCHKNDESPFNQKIAKYIPFHYVLNNFPRYEPTYYPHIPAVPINHQYVPYPLYAKPVAVRPHAQIPQWQVLPNAYPPTVVHPPHLHPSFIAITPKMIQDKTGIPIINTIASVEATFIPTTEPTVNTVVTSDASSEFTITSTPETTTIPVTSPMV; encoded by the exons ATGATGAAGAGTTTTTTCCTAGTTGTGAATATCGTTGCATTAGCCTTGCCATTTTTG GGCGCAGAGGTGCAAAACCAGGAACAACCAAct TGCCACAAGAATGATGAAAGCCCGTTCAATCAGAAAATTGCCAAGTATATCCCATTTCATTATGTACTGAATAATTTTCCTCGCTATGAGCCTACTTACTACCCACACATACCAGCTGTACCAATTAATCATCAATATGTGCCTTATCCACTTTATGCAAAACCAGTTGCAGTTAGGCCACATGCCCAAATTCCTCAATGGCAAGTCCTGCCAAATGCCTACCCACCCACCGTGGTACATCCCCCACACCTACATCCATCATTTATTGCCATTACCCCAAAGATGATTCAGGATAAGACAGGCATCCCTATCATCAATACTATTGCTTCTGTGGAGGCTACATTTATTCCTACCACTGAACCAACAGTGAACACGGTAGTCACTTCAGATGCTTCCTCAGAATTCACCATCACAAGCACACCTGAGACTACCACAATTCCAGTTACCTCACCTATGGTCTAA